A stretch of Bordetella genomosp. 13 DNA encodes these proteins:
- a CDS encoding thiopurine S-methyltransferase, translating into MEAEFWLERWRDGRTNFHQTRVTPPLERYWPMLQLPRGSRVLVPLCGKTLDMRWLADQGLRVLGVELAPLAVEQFFQEQGLQPTVQTSAMGQHYVAGDIEIICGDIFALDAETLATCRGVFDRAALIALPPEMRGPYVQHVYGQLPDDYQGLLITLDYQQAQMDGPPFSVADPEVQALYGPHSVAEQIYRRDTLDKEPKFAERGMTRLETLVYRLRRKTG; encoded by the coding sequence ATGGAAGCGGAATTCTGGCTGGAACGCTGGCGCGATGGGCGCACCAATTTTCATCAAACGCGGGTGACGCCGCCGCTGGAACGCTATTGGCCCATGCTGCAACTGCCGCGCGGCAGCCGTGTCCTGGTGCCGTTGTGCGGCAAGACGCTGGACATGCGCTGGCTTGCCGACCAGGGGCTGCGCGTGCTGGGCGTGGAATTGGCTCCACTTGCCGTCGAGCAGTTCTTCCAGGAACAGGGATTGCAGCCCACTGTGCAAACGTCGGCCATGGGCCAGCATTATGTCGCCGGCGACATAGAAATCATCTGCGGCGACATCTTCGCGCTGGACGCCGAGACGCTGGCAACATGCCGCGGCGTATTCGACCGAGCAGCCCTGATCGCGCTGCCGCCTGAAATGCGCGGGCCGTATGTACAGCACGTCTACGGGCAATTGCCCGACGACTATCAAGGACTACTGATCACGCTGGATTATCAGCAGGCGCAGATGGACGGCCCGCCGTTCTCCGTGGCCGACCCGGAAGTGCAGGCGCTATATGGCCCGCACAGCGTGGCGGAACAGATCTACCGCCGGGATACGCTGGACAAGGAGCCCAAGTTCGCCGAGCGCGGCATGACGCGGCTGGAAACGCTGGTGTATCGGCTGCGGCGCAAGACAGGCTGA